One genomic window of Pelmatolapia mariae isolate MD_Pm_ZW linkage group LG5, Pm_UMD_F_2, whole genome shotgun sequence includes the following:
- the LOC134626983 gene encoding transcription factor HES-5-like, whose product MKAEEIRVSLQRPLQHRDPAMAPTVSPVMTNSQDHVTLNHKLRKPLVEKIRREGINSSTEQLKSLLGPELLNQQPDSKLEKADILEMTVCFLRRLQQQRQTAESGVLEQGYSRCAQEMVNFLSKVEVKTQSQRNLLNHINQLHTSSDKTLSEADFSPLSYTVQTSITKDKTVTSSLWRPW is encoded by the exons aTGAAGGCAGAAGAGATCAGAGTCTCTCTACAGAGACCTCTGCAGCACAGAGATCCAGCCATGGCACCTACAGTCTCTCCAGTAATGACTAATTCTCAGGATCATGTGACTCTGAATCATAAG CTCAGAAAGCCTCTGGTGGAGAAGATCCGCAGAGAGGGAATCAACAGCAGTACTGAACAGCTCAAGTCTCTCCTGGGTCCTGAGCTCCTCAACCAGCAGCCAGACTCCAAACTGGAGAAGGCAGACATCCTGGAGATGACCGTTTGCTTCCTGAGAAGACTGCAGCAGCAGCGTCAAACCGCAGAATCAGGAGTTCTTGAACAGGGCTATTCCAGGTGTGCCCAAGAGATGGTGAACTTCCTGTCAAAGGTGGAGGTGAAGACTCAGTCCCAGAGAAACCTGCTGAACCACATCAACCAGCTGCACACTTCCTCTGATAAAACCCTGAGTGAGGCTGACTTCTCTCCTCTGAGCTACACAGTCCAGACCAGCATCACCAAAGACAAGACAGTCACCAGCTCCCTCTGGAGGCCGTGGTAG
- the LOC134626984 gene encoding transcription factor HES-5-like — MKAEEIRVSLQRPLQHRDPAMAPTLTPVKTNSQDHVTLNHKLRKPLVEKIRREGINSSTEQLKSLLGPELLKQQPDSKLEKADILEMTICFLRRLQQQRQTAESGVLEQGYSRCAQEMVNFLSKVEVKTQSQRNLLNHINQLHTSSDKSLSEADFSPLSYTVQTSITKDKTVTSSLWRPW; from the exons aTGAAGGCAGAAGAGATCAGAGTCTCTCTACAGAGACCTCTGCAGCACAGAGATCCAGCCATGGCACCTACACTCACTCCAGTAAAGACTAATTCTCAGGATCATGTGACTCTGAATCATAAG CTCAGAAAGCCTCTGGTGGAGAAGATCCGCAGAGAGGGAATCAACAGCAGTACTGAACAGCTCAAGTCTCTCCTGGGTCCTGAGCTCCTCAAACAGCAGCCAGACTCCAAACTGGAGAAGGCAGACATCCTGGAGATGACCATTTGCTTCCTGAGAAGACTGCAGCAGCAGCGTCAAACCGCAGAATCAGGAGTTCTTGAACAGGGCTATTCCAGGTGTGCCCAAGAGATGGTGAACTTCCTGTCAAAGGTGGAGGTGAAGACTCAGTCCCAGAGAAACCTGCTGAACCACATCAACCAGCTGCACACTTCCTCTGATAAAAGCCTGAGTGAGGCTGACTTCTCTCCTCTGAGCTACACAGTCCAGACCAGCATCACCAAAGACAAGACAGTCACCAGCTCCCTCTGGAGGCCGTGGTAG
- the LOC134626985 gene encoding transcription factor HES-5-like has translation MKAEEIRVSLQRPLQHRDPAMAPTLTPVKTNSQDHVTLNHKLRKPLVEKIRREGINSSIEQLKSLLGPELLNQQPDSKLEKADILEMTICFLRRLQQQRQTAESGVLEQGYSRCAQEMVNFLSKVEVKTQSQRNLLNHINQLHTSSDKSLSEADFSPLSYTVQTSITKDKTVTSSLWRPW, from the exons aTGAAGGCAGAAGAGATCAGAGTCTCTCTACAGAGACCTCTGCAGCACAGAGATCCAGCCATGGCACCTACACTCACTCCAGTAAAGACTAATTCTCAGGATCATGTGACTCTGAATCATAAG CTCAGAAAGCCTCTGGTGGAGAAGATCCGCAGAGAGGGAATCAACAGCAGTATTGAACAGCTCAAGTCTCTCCTGGGTCCTGAGCTCCTCAACCAGCAGCCAGACTCCAAACTGGAGAAGGCAGACATCCTGGAGATGACCATTTGCTTCCTGAGAAGACTGCAGCAGCAGCGTCAAACCGCAGAATCAGGAGTTCTTGAACAGGGCTATTCCAGGTGTGCCCAAGAGATGGTGAACTTCCTGTCAAAGGTGGAGGTGAAGACTCAGTCCCAGAGAAACCTGCTGAACCACATCAACCAGCTGCACACTTCCTCTGATAAAAGCCTGAGTGAGGCTGACTTCTCTCCTCTGAGCTACACAGTCCAGACCAGCATCACCAAAGACAAGACAGTTACCAGCTCCCTCTGGAGGCCGTGGTAG
- the LOC134626986 gene encoding transcription factor HES-5-like, whose amino-acid sequence MKAAEIRVSLQRPLQHRDPAMAPTVSPVMTNSQDHVTLNHKLRKPLVEKIHRERINSSIEQLKSLLGPELLNQQPDSKLEKADILEMTVCFLRRLQQQRQTAESGVLEQGYSRCAQEMVNFLSKVEVKTQSQRNLLNHINQLHTSSDKTLSEADFSPLSYTVQTSITKDKTVTSSLWRPW is encoded by the exons aTGAAGGCAGCAGAGATCAGAGTCTCTCTACAGAGACCTCTACAGCACAGAGATCCAGCCATGGCACCTACAGTCTCTCCAGTAATGACTAATTCTCAGGACCATGTGACTCTGAATCATAAG CTCAGAAAGCCTCTGGTGGAGAAGATCCACAGAGAGAGAATCAACAGCAGTATTGAACAGCTCAAGTCTCTCCTGGGTCCTGAGCTCCTCAACCAGCAGCCAGACTCCAAACTGGAGAAGGCAGACATCCTGGAGATGACCGTTTGCTTCCTGAGACGACTGCAGCAGCAGCGTCAAACCGCAGAATCAGGAGTTCTTGAACAGGGCTATTCCAGGTGTGCCCAAGAGATGGTGAACTTCCTGTCAAAGGTGGAGGTGAAGACTCAGTCCCAGAGAAACCTGCTGAACCACATCAACCAGCTGCACACTTCCTCTGATAAAACCCTGAGTGAGGCTGACTTCTCTCCTCTGAGCTACACAGTCCAGACCAGCATCACCAAAGACAAGACAGTCACCAGCTCCCTCTGGAGGCCGTGGTAG